One stretch of Numenius arquata chromosome 8, bNumArq3.hap1.1, whole genome shotgun sequence DNA includes these proteins:
- the HESX1 gene encoding homeobox expressed in ES cells 1 produces the protein MLAEGESMASTSLCAANTSASQNLRKVSGFVESKTTQCSFSIESILGLEQKKDGIPAVKPHRPWMDACTNLVLGDDSNPHLQIPVVSYENPLFHANTNPVQEEKVLKCEKYFSVTERLSFKRELSWYRGRRPRTAFTRNQIEVLENVFKINSYPGIDMREELARKLDLDEDRIQIWFQNRRAKLKRSHRESQFLMVKNTFTSSLLE, from the exons ATGCTGGCTGAAGGTGAAAGCATGGCAAGTACATCCCTATGTGCTGCTAATACATCAGCCTCTCAGAATCTTCGGAAAGTATCTGGTTTTGTAGAAAGTAAAACCACACAGTGCTCGTTTTCCATTGAAAGTATTTTGGGACTGGAGCAGAAAAAAGATGGCATTCCAGCTGTGAAACCTCACAGACCATGGATGGATGCATGCACAAACTTGG TTTTAGGTGATGACAGTAATCCCCATCTGCAAATCCCTGTTGTTTCCTATGAAAATCCATTATTTCACGCTAACACTAATCCAgtgcaagaggaaaaagttttgaaatgtgaaaaatatttttcagtcactGAAAGACTATCTTTCAAACGAGAATTGAGCTGGTACAGGGGTAGAAGACCAAGAACTGCGTTCACTAGAAACCAG ATTGAAGtcttggaaaatgtttttaaaataaactcctaCCCTGGCATTGATATGAGAGAAGAGCTAGCTCGCAAGTTAGATTTAGATGAAGACAGGATCCAg atctggttccagaaccgTCGTGCAAAGCTGAAAAGATCACACAGAGAATCTCAGTTTCTAATGGTGAAAAATACTTTCACCTCCAGCCTGCTAGAGTAG